A DNA window from Labrys wisconsinensis contains the following coding sequences:
- a CDS encoding HAD-IA family hydrolase, whose amino-acid sequence MPLDLLICDCDGVLVDSEVLACRVDAEELARRGFGGYPLEAVLRRFAGIAQADVIATVERETGRSVGADFAAAVAQRVETLLLEALQPLPGADAVLAALPVRKCVASSSSPRKLDLALTRTGLKAHFGADIYSAALVERGKPAPDLFLYAAARLGAAPERCCVVEDSAAGVAAALAAGMPVIGFTGGSHCPPGHAERLAGLGASVIARHWREIPALLAAFPALRA is encoded by the coding sequence GTCCTCGCCTGCCGCGTCGACGCGGAAGAGCTCGCCCGGCGCGGCTTCGGCGGCTACCCGCTGGAGGCGGTGCTGCGGCGCTTCGCCGGCATCGCGCAGGCCGACGTCATCGCCACGGTCGAGCGCGAGACTGGCCGCAGCGTCGGCGCGGATTTTGCCGCGGCGGTGGCGCAGCGCGTCGAGACGCTGCTGCTCGAGGCGCTGCAGCCCCTGCCCGGCGCCGATGCCGTGCTCGCCGCCCTGCCGGTGCGCAAATGCGTCGCCTCGAGCAGCAGCCCGCGCAAGCTCGACCTGGCGCTGACCCGGACCGGCCTCAAGGCGCATTTCGGCGCGGACATCTACAGTGCCGCGCTGGTGGAGCGCGGCAAGCCGGCGCCCGACCTGTTCCTCTACGCCGCCGCCCGCCTCGGCGCGGCGCCCGAGCGCTGCTGCGTGGTCGAGGACAGCGCGGCCGGCGTGGCGGCCGCCCTCGCCGCCGGCATGCCGGTGATCGGCTTCACCGGCGGCTCCCACTGCCCGCCCGGCCACGCCGAGCGTCTTGCCGGGCTCGGCGCGAGCGTGATCGCGCGCCACTGGCGGGAGATCCCGGCCCTGCTCGCGGCATTCCCGGCGCTGCGGGCGTGA
- a CDS encoding aspartate/glutamate racemase family protein, with translation MTQATIGLIGGMSWESSAQYYRIINQAARERLGGVHSARSLMVSVDFGTVERLQHAGDWASLTAMMVEAARQLERGGADFFLICTNTMHRMAEEAAAAVAIPLLHIADPTAAAVRAAGRRRVGLLGTAFTMEQDFYKGRLAGHGLEVLVPEAADRALVHRVIYEELVAGRVLEASRAAYRAVIERLVARGAEAIVLGCTEIMLLVHEEDSPVPLFDTTTLHALAAVDRALASAG, from the coding sequence ATGACCCAGGCGACCATCGGCCTGATCGGCGGCATGAGCTGGGAGAGTTCGGCGCAATATTACCGCATCATCAACCAGGCGGCGCGCGAGCGGCTCGGGGGCGTGCATTCGGCCCGCAGCCTGATGGTCTCCGTCGATTTCGGCACGGTCGAGCGGCTGCAGCATGCCGGCGACTGGGCGAGCCTCACCGCGATGATGGTCGAGGCGGCGCGGCAGCTGGAGCGCGGCGGCGCCGATTTCTTCCTGATCTGCACCAACACCATGCACCGGATGGCCGAAGAGGCCGCGGCCGCCGTCGCCATTCCGCTGCTGCACATCGCCGACCCCACGGCCGCGGCGGTCCGGGCCGCCGGCCGGCGGCGGGTGGGCCTGCTCGGCACCGCCTTCACCATGGAGCAGGACTTCTACAAAGGCCGCCTCGCCGGCCACGGCCTGGAGGTGCTGGTGCCCGAAGCGGCGGACCGGGCGCTGGTGCATCGGGTCATCTACGAGGAGCTGGTGGCGGGACGGGTGCTGGAGGCCTCGCGCGCGGCCTATCGCGCCGTGATCGAGCGCCTGGTGGCGCGCGGCGCCGAGGCGATCGTCCTCGGCTGCACCGAGATCATGCTGCTGGTGCACGAGGAGGACAGCCCGGTGCCGCTGTTCGACACCACCACCCTGCACGCCCTGGCCGCGGTCGACCGGGCGCTGGCGAGCGCCGGCTGA